The following proteins come from a genomic window of Proteiniphilum propionicum:
- a CDS encoding transposase: MFKKSDENPQLGIFSSPTEYFRDSKKKEYLKNDSWHNRFRNHVVMRVDESIFRPLYSNGTGAPNASIRILVGMMILKEGQGWSDAQLFENCAYNLLVRSALGLMSLEDAEPVSSTYYLFRRNLVDYAREHGEDLFKKCQGQITRDQLLEFEVSGKQVRMDSKLVGSNIAWYSRYELIHETLRLFINEREEHIFNKSLSKEMFSLIESIQGETGNKVVYRSTKAEVDARFVELGKLMYRFIGLFKKHDYGHYQTLKAVFEQQYSVGRDKTVVPLEKEKVSAKSIQSPHDTDCHYRDKDGNKVKGYSVNVTETCDQPGDDKDTALNLITDTEVTVASAPDNGFLEQALDRTQEIISDKIEKVYADGAYHSADNQEYCQSDKKWHRADTHRHARPRTEI, from the coding sequence ATGTTCAAAAAATCGGACGAAAACCCTCAATTGGGCATTTTTTCATCACCGACGGAGTACTTCAGAGACTCTAAGAAGAAAGAATACCTAAAAAATGACTCCTGGCATAACCGGTTCCGAAACCATGTTGTAATGCGTGTGGATGAGTCTATTTTCAGACCACTTTATTCTAATGGAACGGGGGCTCCTAATGCCTCTATCCGTATTTTGGTCGGTATGATGATCCTCAAGGAAGGCCAGGGATGGAGCGACGCACAATTGTTTGAGAACTGCGCATACAATTTACTTGTTCGCAGTGCTCTGGGTCTGATGTCGTTAGAGGACGCTGAGCCTGTTTCATCCACTTACTACCTTTTCCGTCGCAATCTGGTTGACTATGCAAGGGAACACGGCGAAGACCTGTTCAAAAAGTGCCAGGGGCAAATCACCCGTGACCAGCTATTGGAGTTTGAGGTGAGCGGCAAGCAGGTGCGCATGGACAGTAAACTGGTCGGCAGCAATATCGCCTGGTACTCCCGTTACGAGTTGATTCATGAAACCCTGCGTCTGTTTATCAATGAAAGGGAGGAACATATCTTCAATAAGAGCCTGTCCAAAGAGATGTTTTCCCTTATCGAAAGCATACAGGGTGAAACGGGCAACAAGGTGGTGTACCGCAGTACAAAGGCCGAGGTTGATGCCAGGTTCGTTGAACTGGGCAAACTGATGTACCGTTTTATAGGGCTCTTCAAGAAGCATGACTATGGTCATTACCAGACCCTTAAAGCGGTTTTCGAACAACAATACTCGGTTGGCAGGGACAAAACTGTCGTTCCTCTGGAAAAGGAGAAAGTCAGCGCCAAATCCATACAGTCACCCCATGACACCGACTGCCATTACCGTGACAAAGACGGCAACAAGGTCAAAGGGTATTCGGTGAACGTCACCGAGACATGCGACCAACCGGGAGATGACAAAGATACGGCATTGAACCTGATAACCGATACCGAGGTAACGGTGGCATCGGCTCCGGACAACGGCTTCCTTGAACAAGCCCTGGATCGGACACAGGAAATAATATCCGACAAAATAGAGAAAGTATATGCCGACGGGGCTTACCACAGTGCTGATAATCAGGAGTATTGCCAAAGCGATAAAAAATGGCATCGAGCTGATACTCACAGGCATGCAAGGCCCCGCACCGAGATATGA
- a CDS encoding RNA polymerase sigma factor: MKSRTEITKLSNDELFDLCKKEEQATYFDELYRRYIPMVYGLCLKYLSNEADAQDAVMDLFEDVSQ, from the coding sequence TTGAAAAGCAGAACAGAAATAACAAAACTATCGAACGATGAATTGTTTGATCTTTGTAAAAAAGAAGAACAAGCAACCTACTTCGACGAATTATACCGGCGCTATATACCTATGGTATACGGATTATGTCTGAAATACCTGTCTAACGAGGCCGACGCACAAGATGCAGTGATGGATTTGTTTGAAGATGTTTCACAATAA
- the trhA gene encoding PAQR family membrane homeostasis protein TrhA — protein MTNEKFYTDREEKANYITHGLGVLISIAATVILINKAISSGNRGAIIAYGLFGIGMTICMGSSTIYHYVRDQVLKARLRHFDHASIYLLIAASYSPFTIILLRDAQFWGWLLFGIAWTTAIAGIALSFRKLSKNSHLKTASYVMMGLVALIAFKPSIEIAHAKNCMDVIYWLLGGGLFYIAGAVIYATARREFVHAVFHLFVLLGLACHITAAYLIPL, from the coding sequence GTGACAAACGAAAAATTCTATACTGACCGCGAAGAGAAGGCCAACTACATAACACATGGCCTTGGGGTATTGATAAGTATTGCAGCAACTGTTATACTAATTAACAAGGCTATTTCTTCAGGTAACCGTGGTGCAATCATCGCCTATGGGTTATTCGGCATCGGTATGACTATCTGCATGGGCTCCTCCACCATCTATCACTACGTGCGGGATCAAGTTTTAAAAGCCAGGTTACGCCATTTCGACCATGCAAGCATTTATCTTCTTATCGCTGCAAGCTACTCTCCATTCACTATTATCCTGCTTCGCGATGCACAGTTCTGGGGCTGGCTTCTGTTCGGGATAGCCTGGACAACCGCCATTGCTGGTATCGCCTTGAGCTTCAGGAAGCTCAGTAAAAACAGCCACCTGAAAACCGCTTCATATGTAATGATGGGGCTGGTGGCTCTCATCGCTTTCAAACCGTCAATAGAGATTGCTCATGCAAAAAACTGTATGGATGTGATCTACTGGCTGCTTGGGGGAGGCCTGTTCTATATTGCCGGCGCCGTTATATACGCCACTGCCAGACGGGAGTTTGTACACGCTGTATTCCATCTGTTTGTATTGCTGGGACTTGCATGCCATATAACGGCAGCATATCTGATCCCGCTATAG
- a CDS encoding MFS transporter gives MVEKIRKSLRDSAAARWSALFFVAFTMMCGYFLTDIMAPLAGLLEGQLGWSRADYGTFTSSYGWFNVFLLMLIFGGIILDKLGVRMTGIGATAVMVIGTAIKYWAISTDTLAGKVILGLDAQVLWASIGFAVFAVGVEVTGITVSKIIVKWFKGKEMATAMGMEMAMARIGTAMALGFSIPIAKATGIIDVSRPVLVALIGLCIGFISFLVYVVMDKKLDASEATDSMEQSSSEDEFKLSDIGKILGNKGWWYIAILCVLFYSAVFPFLKYATDLMVNKFGVKEDLAGMIPMLLPFGNILLTPLFGGIYDKKGKGATIMIIGSLLLILVHALFSVPLFNNWIFAMVLVVILGIGFSLVPSAMWPSVPKIVPEKRLGTAYSLIFWVQNWGLMGVPLLIGWVLEKFCVTGQTVRDGLSVNTYDYTIPMMIFTSFGVLALLFAFLLKAEDKKKGYGLELPNIQN, from the coding sequence CAGCGGCACGGTGGTCCGCACTGTTCTTCGTCGCTTTTACAATGATGTGCGGGTATTTTTTAACGGATATCATGGCCCCCCTGGCCGGACTGCTTGAGGGACAACTCGGATGGTCACGTGCTGATTATGGCACATTCACAAGCTCATATGGCTGGTTTAACGTCTTTCTGCTGATGCTAATATTTGGAGGAATAATTCTCGACAAACTGGGAGTACGTATGACAGGTATTGGTGCCACAGCTGTAATGGTGATAGGTACGGCTATAAAATACTGGGCTATTTCTACTGACACACTTGCAGGAAAGGTCATTTTGGGACTGGATGCCCAGGTCTTATGGGCAAGTATCGGTTTTGCAGTTTTTGCCGTGGGTGTAGAGGTGACCGGAATTACCGTTTCAAAGATTATTGTTAAGTGGTTCAAGGGTAAAGAGATGGCCACGGCTATGGGTATGGAGATGGCGATGGCAAGAATAGGTACCGCTATGGCGTTGGGTTTCTCTATCCCTATCGCAAAAGCTACAGGTATTATTGATGTTTCGCGCCCCGTGCTGGTGGCCCTGATAGGACTATGTATCGGATTTATTTCGTTCTTGGTTTATGTGGTGATGGATAAAAAGCTGGATGCTTCGGAGGCAACGGATTCTATGGAACAAAGTAGTTCTGAAGATGAGTTTAAACTATCTGATATAGGAAAGATTCTGGGTAATAAAGGATGGTGGTATATTGCTATCTTGTGCGTTTTGTTCTATTCTGCTGTTTTCCCATTTCTTAAATATGCCACCGACCTGATGGTAAATAAGTTCGGAGTGAAAGAAGACCTTGCGGGAATGATACCTATGTTGCTGCCTTTCGGAAATATTCTCCTTACACCTCTGTTTGGCGGTATATATGACAAGAAAGGGAAAGGTGCAACAATTATGATTATTGGCTCGCTGCTGCTGATTCTGGTTCATGCACTGTTCTCCGTTCCACTATTCAACAACTGGATTTTTGCGATGGTGCTGGTCGTAATTCTGGGTATTGGCTTCTCACTTGTTCCTTCGGCAATGTGGCCATCTGTACCCAAGATTGTTCCCGAAAAGCGCCTTGGTACAGCTTATTCACTTATCTTCTGGGTACAAAACTGGGGATTGATGGGGGTCCCTCTTCTGATAGGATGGGTGCTCGAGAAGTTCTGCGTGACGGGGCAGACAGTTCGCGACGGACTGAGCGTTAACACATACGACTACACAATTCCAATGATGATTTTTACATCCTTTGGTGTTCTGGCACTTCTTTTTGCTTTCCTGCTGAAAGCAGAGGATAAAAAGAAAGGATACGGACTGGAATTACCTAATATCCAGAATTAA